One genomic segment of Primulina tabacum isolate GXHZ01 chromosome 9, ASM2559414v2, whole genome shotgun sequence includes these proteins:
- the LOC142556879 gene encoding uncharacterized protein LOC142556879 yields MASKFRSSYGCRMQGEGEREREQVKPEPSSEGAYERFRKMKPPEFDGSTDPMVALEWVKAVEAIYDYFQFDDKDRVSCAIFLLMKTVRTWWDATKIPVNVSALKWQEFKDLFYHKYFPRDVRSQKVKEFLELKQGNMSMQEYILKFEEGCQFAPYLASNDIEKGEHFLRARMAEQHEKEIERERQLKRQDFSAKGQVSGWKGKGKFIGKEKEEHRPKAPMPPPAYDRPVCPKCGKMHTGECLVGSNRCFHCGGVGHIIKNCPVKGEKGNDRVQGRIFLMTKEGANPDSSVISVQVNEKIYFVDLIIILMVAFDVILGIEWLSSYRAVIDCVAKTVRFPTEDDDSGIFQSSGISLGTPCISCLKAQEMLSKGCQRFLPAVIDVNTEMTMKLNEIEVVRDFPDVFADDVPGLPPDSEVEFVIDVVPGTAPISKAPYRMAPNEMKELKNQLQDILDKGFIRPSSSPRGSPLKVREADIPKTAFRTRYGHYEFLVMSFGLTNAPSVFMDLMNRVFKPYVDSFVIVLIDDILIYSKTRELHAEHLRTVLQLLREKQLYAKLKKCEFWLEQASFLGHIISRDGIAVDPMKIEAIKQWPIPTTVSEERSFLGLAGKANVVADALSCKSVSSLSSLIQKPLLLDLQRSEIPIVEQGTIARLSALVKIEHQRAAGTLQSLPIPQWKWEYITMDFEMGLPRIPKGYNSIWVIVDRLTKSAHFHPVKTTFTMNQYAEVYVSEIVRLHGIPMSIASDRDPRFTYEFWKRLHRALGTRIGERAYRLDLPPDLDRVQNVFHVSMLMKYISNPSHVLRREPLDLMPNLTYQEVPIQILDRKVKVLMNKEIGIIKILWRNQLVEKATWEPEEEMK; encoded by the exons ATGGCGAGCAAATTCAGGAGCTCTTATGGATGCAGAATGCAGGGCgagggagagagagagagagagcaaGTGAAGCCCGAGCCCAGTAGTGAAGGCGCATACGAAAGATTTCGTAAGATGAAGCCACCAGAATTTGATGGTAGCACTGATCCCATGGTCGCCTTGGAATGGGTAAAAGCTGTGGAGGCTATATATGATTACTTTCAGTTTGATGATAAAGATCGAGTTAGCTGTGCCATTTTTCTACTGATGAAGACGGTGAGGACTTGGTGGGACGCCACCAAGATACCAGTTAATGTCTCGGCACTCAAGTGGCAggagtttaaagatttattctaccacAAATATTTTCCTCGAGATGTTCGAAGTCAGAAAGTGAAGGAATTTCTAGAACTGAAGCAAGGAAATATGTCAATGCAAGAGTATATTCTCAAATTTGAAGAGGGGTGTCAGTTTGCCCCATATCTGGCCAGCAATGACATCGAAAAGGGAGAACATTTTCTTAGAG CAAGGATGGCTGAGCAGCACGAAAAGGAAATTGAAAGAGAAAGACAGTTGAAGCGCCAAGATTTTTCTGCTAAGGGCCAAGTATCTGGATGGAAGGGTAAGGGTAAGTTCATAGGCAAAGAGAAAGAGGAGCATCGACCCAAAGCTCCTATGCCACCGCCTGCGTATGATCGACCTGTATGTCCAAAATGTGGCAAAATGCATACAGGTGAGTGTTTGGTTGGAAGTAATCGATGCTTTCATTGTGGAGGTGTTGGACACATCATCAAAAATTGCCCAGTAAAGGGTGAGAAAGGGAATGACAGGGTTCAAGGCAGAATCTTCTTAATGACCAAAGAAGGCGcaaatcctgattcttctgttATATCAG TTCAAGTTAATGAGAAAATCTATTTTGTTGATCTTATTATTATTCTCATGGTGGCgtttgatgttattttgggaATTGAGTGGCTATCGTCATATCGTGCCGTTATTGATTGCGTGGCTAAGACGGTGCGATTTCCTACAGAAGATGATGATAGCGGGATTTTCCAGAGTTCAGGTATTTCGTTGGGCACTCCTTGTATTTCTTGTCTCAAAGCTCAAGAAATGTTATCAAAGGGGTGTCAGAGGTTTTTACCTGCTGTGATAGATGTGAATACTGAGATGACGATGAAGTTGAATGAGATTGAGGTAGTTCGGGATTTTCCTGatgtatttgcagatgatgtgcCTGGATTACCACCTGACAGTGaagttgagtttgtgattgacgtGGTTCCAGGTACTGCTCCGATTTCAAAAGCTCCTTACCGTATGGCCCCGAATGAAATGAAGGAGCTGAAGAATCAGTTGCAGGATATATTAGACAAAGGCTTTATTCGTCCGAGTTCTTCTCCGCGGGGATCTCCG cTGAAAGTTAGGGAAGCTGACATCCCTAAAACTGCattcagaacaaggtatggccattatgagttcttAGTCATGTCATTCGGGTTGACGAACGCTCCGTCTgtctttatggatctaatgaaccgGGTCTTCAAGCCATATGTGGATAGCTTCGTTATCGTTTTAATTGACGATAtcctgatttattccaagactcgGGAACTTCATGCCGAGCATCTCAGAACTGTATTGCAGTTATTGAGGGAAAAGCAGTTATACGCAAAGTTaaaaaaatgtgaattctggttagagcaaGCATCATTTCTGGGCCATATCATTTCGAGAGACGGCATTGCAGTGGATCCCATGAAGATTGAAGCGATTAAACAATGGCCTATTCCTACGACAGTCTCCGAGGAgcgtagttttcttggtttggcag GTAAAGCAAACGtcgttgcagatgctttgagctgCAAGTCAGTTTCTTCTTTGAGCTCATTGATTCAAAAGCCGTTGTTATTGGATCTTCAGAGGAGCGAGATTCCTATAGTAGAGCAAGGGACCATCGCTAGACTTTCAGCTTTG GTAAAGATTGAGCATCAAAGAGCTGCTGGAACTTTGCAATCCCTCCCAATACCTCAGTGGAAGTGGGAGTACATCACTATGGACTTCGAAATGGGACTTCCAAGAATACCAAAGGGTTACAactccatctgggtgattgttgacagGTTAACCAAGTCGGCTCATTTTCATCCGGTCAAGACGACGTTTACAATGAACCAGTATGCTGAAGTCTATGTATCTGAgattgtgagacttcatggtatcCCTATGTCAATTGCATCTGATCGTGACCCAAGGTTTACTTATGAATTCTGGAAGAGGttgcacagagccttgggcaccag GATTGGAGAAAGAGCATATCGTTTAGATTTACCGCCGGACTTGGATAGAGTCCAGAATGTATTTCACGTCTCAATGCTCATGAAGTACATCTCGAACCCTTCCCATGTTCTCAGACGTGAACCGTTGGACCTGATGCCGAACTTGACTTATCAAGAAGTACCAATCCAGATTTTAGATCGCAAGGTTAAAGTACTGATGAATAAGGAGATCGGCATTATCAAGATTCTTTGGCGTAATCAGTTGGTTGAAAAAGCAACGTGGGAGCCAGAGGAGGAAATGAAATAG